AGGCTATGCACTATATTATGCTATATGTAtgctatatattttttattagatGTGTCCATTAGTTATTTTGTCCGATTTATAGTGAATGAACACGGTCAACGTTTTCATAAAACAACGCGCTTCAAGTATCGCGCGCTTTTTGGATTAGTGGGTTAGTTGCCgtacaacaacaacagaaatggCGTCTTCCCAGGATGTCCACGTCCGTATTTGTGGACAAGAAATAATCAAATATGATCTCGAAATTAAAGCTCTCATTCAGGTACCTCCATCTTAACAACTTttaacttattttatttattaggtTTACCTTGTGTCATTTCAATTTGCGGTTGTGAGCCAAGATAGTGTACATTTGGCCAGCTGTCTAATCTAGCCTAGTTCAttttggctggctagctaactaacgtttgCTAACTGTTAATTGCGGAGAGCAAGCGATGCAATATAGCCTGTTTCAAGAATGTGGATTATATTGAATGGACAGTTACATAAAAAAAACATACTATATTCTCTTGATTAGGACATTAGAGAATGTCCGGGGCCACAAAGTGTGCTGATGGATTTCAACTCCAAAGTAAAAGAGAAATTAAATCAACTGCGACTGAGAATCCAGGTAGTTATGTAAATCAATGCTAATTTATTTTAGATCGCATTTATTGTGATTAGCTAGCTAGGAAAAACTCATCTGAACTATACATTACATTCACAGAATATGGAACAAATGGCTAAGgaacaagacagagagacagacaaacaagcCATCCTGAGTGAGACAGAGAGTCATCGCAGACAGAATCTGAGGTGAGAGATTGGGATCCAGATTCCTATTTAACATGCCAATTGACCTCACACCTTTTGGAATTCCCTGACTGAATATTTTCATAATATTTCCATCTACAGTAACCAGACAGCTTGGAGGAAGGCAAACTTGGCATGTAAACTGTCCATTGACAACCTTGAGAAAGATCAACTTCTGAATGGTGGAGACTCTACTGTGAGACAGCGGTGAGTAGTGCTCATCTCATCAGGCACAGCTGTTAGCTATTTTATTAATGCTCTATTTCCAGTTTCTTATTCCTACAATCATTATTCTTCATAACCTGAAAAATCATATTTTCAACACACCCTAATGTACAGGCTGAAAGATACTCCTCTAATAGGGTGACAGGGACAGAAAGTTGAGATTGCATTGAATTTAGTTCTAGTgtgtcatccccccccccccctctctctgtgtgtgtgtgtgtgtgtgtgtgttctcaggaaGGCAACTAAGGAGAGTCTGGTCCAGACGTCTAGTGACATCACAGAGAGTCTGATGAGCATCAGTCGTATGATGGCCCAGTCGGTGTCTCAGAGCGAGGAGACCATCGGCACTCTGGGTAAGAGACTACTCATTCAGGAAAGGAGAACAGTCACAAAATGGGTGCCAGTGGTTAGGGCTTGAAGACAAATATAAGATACGATAACTTTGTCCATTcacaagaagaaaaaaaagttagCATACAAAATACACAATCAATACACTATAATACAAGAAATGTAATACAAAGATGGCTGGAAAGTGAGAACACATAGCCTAGTCCCTTTGGTATACTGTCCTCAGTGTCCCTGGGTGGTTCCAGACTTCGTCCATTAGGCTAGAACACTTTGCATTTCCAGCACCTATTCTAATTCATGCAAGCCACTCTCTTATTAAGCTACGATAAATTACTGTAAAACTTTAATTAAACACTGAGTCTCAAATAGCTGCCTGTGCCTTTTTATTATCCAGGCAATGGCACACATTTCAGCTAAAAAACGCCGGTTTCAAATAAATGATTTCTAAATTACTTGTTTACGAGGTTACTATGAATTAACATTAATTGTTTCCGAGGTTTAATCTTTGATTTGTTACATTGCCATAATTTGAGTCACTACTGAATTATTTAATCTGTTTGTTTTTTTCGGCAGTAAGAAACTGCTAGCTAAAacagaacagaaacagaactTCGGGGGTACAGAAATCGGCAGATCGCCCTCTAGCCGCGAAAGTAAGAATTGCATGAAAATGCAGTCGAGGAGAATATTTTGTTTCCATAgaggcctttttccctttattcagattacaactgctcactttcggttgtttgaaaacagaatcatctccaaaatatagttcttttttaaacaagccttagaaagttggttgcaattttagtttaatccacctgaaaaaaactgaacaaatattgtggttaaactcaaatatactaattgataaaaataacttatttttcgataaaaaaaaaaaaaagtataatttttgtaaattatatcataaacaggactggtggagttatgtcacatatgcagctaacacagacatatggaaatgtctgctctacccaaaattacaacctaGAATTACCACAAAAAaaggaagaggcaagtggaagggcgAAAAAGTAatgaacttgtctgtcggccctgcattaaagaccaaaaatggttaaataaaattgtgataaataaaaacgtataccaatttcatttaaggaccgaaaaattgacagctgtggcatataaattgctaaatagttgggaagagattttcgatgtacctattccatggcacatggtttatg
The sequence above is a segment of the Salvelinus alpinus chromosome 1, SLU_Salpinus.1, whole genome shotgun sequence genome. Coding sequences within it:
- the LOC139583453 gene encoding vesicle transport protein SEC20-like isoform X1 codes for the protein MASSQDVHVRICGQEIIKYDLEIKALIQDIRECPGPQSVLMDFNSKVKEKLNQLRLRIQNMEQMAKEQDRETDKQAILSETESHRRQNLSNQTAWRKANLACKLSIDNLEKDQLLNGGDSTVRQRKATKESLVQTSSDITESLMSISRMMAQSVSQSEETIGTLATSSRTVLETDEEFKSMTGTIHLGRKLISKYNRRELTDKLLIFLAVALFLATVLYILKKRLFPFI
- the LOC139583453 gene encoding vesicle transport protein SEC20-like isoform X2, giving the protein MASSQDVHVRICGQEIIKYDLEIKALIQNMEQMAKEQDRETDKQAILSETESHRRQNLSNQTAWRKANLACKLSIDNLEKDQLLNGGDSTVRQRKATKESLVQTSSDITESLMSISRMMAQSVSQSEETIGTLATSSRTVLETDEEFKSMTGTIHLGRKLISKYNRRELTDKLLIFLAVALFLATVLYILKKRLFPFI
- the LOC139583453 gene encoding vesicle transport protein SEC20-like isoform X3, with amino-acid sequence MASSQDVHVRICGQEIIKYDLEIKALIQDIRECPGPQSVLMDFNSKVKEKLNQLRLRIQNMEQMAKEQDRETDKQAILSETESHRRQNLSNQTAWRKANLACKLSIDNLEKDQLLNGGDSTVRQRKATKESLVQTSSDITESLMSISRMMAQSVSQSEETIGTLGGAGCQATRERNHGDPERRGRGRNKRT